The following coding sequences lie in one Halogeometricum rufum genomic window:
- a CDS encoding HalOD1 output domain-containing protein: MSSNETLADGSDRVGFDPATETHHNQHDWNDSSHLSLTVVRTVSAVAGRRPLDMDPLYGAIDPDALDSLLSEAPPGCAEISFTYEGHTVAVTSGGEVVVEEE, encoded by the coding sequence ATGAGCTCGAACGAAACGTTGGCCGACGGCTCCGACCGCGTCGGCTTCGACCCGGCGACTGAGACCCACCACAACCAGCACGACTGGAACGATTCGAGCCACCTCAGTCTCACAGTCGTGCGGACCGTCTCGGCGGTCGCCGGACGGCGTCCGCTCGACATGGACCCGCTCTACGGCGCCATCGACCCGGACGCTCTCGACAGTTTGCTGAGCGAGGCACCGCCCGGATGCGCAGAGATTTCGTTCACGTACGAAGGGCACACCGTCGCGGTCACGAGCGGTGGCGAAGTGGTCGTCGAGGAGGAGTGA
- a CDS encoding DUF5995 family protein, translating to MDATAPVDGRRRKRLRAAAVGVRRDPSAAGPGTSATLDAPGDADRTRSEGDPELLALTAEPYADVTDARDRLRALQAAFEARDDRRAVFLSVYSRMTAAVAERIRRGEFADPAWVSDYLVVFANHYREAVSDYESGAVDRLADAWRVAFDAAARGDSLVLQDTALGVNAHINYDLALTLAAVGVDPNRSERYADHSAVTGVIRDVLDETQDALAARDAPGIERLDDSLGSFDEWLCVFTVDECRDSAWRTALGLRSRFGLRRRLARWTNDVTATGAAHLILAPRASERVHDSLRTLEGTG from the coding sequence ATGGACGCGACTGCGCCGGTCGACGGACGGCGTCGCAAGCGACTCAGAGCGGCCGCCGTCGGCGTCCGACGCGACCCGTCGGCCGCCGGCCCCGGTACGTCGGCGACGCTCGACGCTCCGGGCGACGCCGACCGAACCCGTTCCGAGGGCGACCCCGAACTGCTGGCGCTGACCGCCGAACCGTACGCCGACGTGACCGACGCCCGCGACAGACTCCGGGCGCTCCAGGCCGCCTTCGAGGCGCGGGACGACCGCCGCGCCGTCTTCCTCTCGGTCTACTCGCGCATGACGGCCGCCGTCGCGGAGCGCATCCGCCGCGGCGAGTTCGCCGACCCCGCGTGGGTGAGCGACTACCTCGTCGTCTTCGCGAACCACTACCGCGAGGCGGTGTCCGACTACGAGTCCGGCGCGGTGGACCGACTGGCCGACGCGTGGCGAGTGGCGTTCGACGCCGCGGCGCGGGGCGACTCGCTCGTCCTCCAGGACACCGCGCTCGGCGTGAACGCCCACATCAACTACGACCTCGCCCTGACGCTCGCCGCGGTCGGCGTCGACCCGAACCGCTCGGAGCGGTACGCGGACCACAGCGCCGTCACCGGCGTCATCCGGGACGTGCTCGACGAGACGCAGGACGCGCTGGCGGCGCGCGACGCGCCGGGCATCGAACGGCTCGACGACTCGCTCGGGTCGTTCGACGAGTGGCTCTGCGTGTTCACGGTCGACGAGTGTCGCGACAGCGCGTGGCGGACGGCGCTCGGACTCCGCTCTCGGTTCGGACTCCGCCGCCGACTGGCCCGCTGGACCAACGACGTCACCGCGACCGGTGCCGCCCACCTCATCCTCGCCCCGCGCGCGAGCGAGCGCGTTCACGACTCCTTACGGACGCTCGAAGGAACCGGCTAA
- a CDS encoding MBL fold metallo-hydrolase, producing the protein MFDTIPARELADAIDEGDPGTIVDTRPEDSYEAWHVPGAENVPFGPTETLDDDQAAEIAELADDGPIVTICGKGATSTTLAAELDANGRDHVEVVKGGMRDWNALYEQATVETADDEVEIVQFQRRGKGCLSYLVGVPDAGEAVVVDPTRHLDQYVVAAAERDYEITHVFDTHVHADHVSGGRALADRLDVPYHLGERAAERDVAFEFDALSDGETVELGDVEFTALAAPGHTSEMMVYRVGDAMLTGDALFLDSVGRTELEFGEDAAETGAEMEYDTLHDTLTDQPNGVTVLPGHVTVTSDGRFENGSPGRPVADALGDVTERLDLLGLDREAFVERMVEDVPEKPANYETVIAINTGHEEYDSRREATQLETGANNCAA; encoded by the coding sequence ATGTTCGACACCATACCCGCTCGTGAACTCGCAGACGCGATTGACGAAGGGGACCCGGGAACCATCGTGGACACGCGCCCCGAAGACAGCTACGAGGCGTGGCACGTTCCCGGGGCGGAGAACGTCCCGTTCGGCCCGACGGAGACGCTCGACGACGACCAAGCGGCGGAGATAGCCGAACTCGCGGACGACGGGCCGATCGTCACCATCTGCGGAAAGGGGGCCACCTCGACGACGCTCGCCGCGGAACTCGACGCGAACGGCCGCGACCACGTCGAAGTCGTGAAGGGCGGGATGCGCGACTGGAACGCCCTCTACGAGCAGGCGACGGTCGAGACGGCCGACGACGAGGTGGAAATCGTCCAGTTCCAGCGCCGCGGAAAGGGCTGTCTGAGCTACCTCGTCGGGGTCCCGGACGCGGGCGAGGCCGTCGTCGTGGACCCGACGCGGCACCTCGACCAGTACGTCGTCGCCGCCGCCGAACGCGACTACGAGATAACCCACGTCTTCGACACGCACGTCCACGCCGACCACGTCTCCGGCGGCCGCGCGCTGGCGGACCGACTGGACGTCCCCTACCACCTCGGCGAACGCGCCGCAGAGCGCGACGTGGCGTTCGAGTTCGACGCGCTGAGCGACGGCGAGACGGTCGAACTCGGCGACGTCGAGTTCACCGCCCTCGCGGCCCCCGGCCACACCTCCGAGATGATGGTCTACCGCGTCGGCGACGCGATGCTGACGGGCGACGCCCTGTTCCTCGACTCCGTCGGCCGCACCGAACTGGAGTTCGGCGAGGACGCCGCCGAGACGGGCGCGGAGATGGAGTACGACACGCTGCACGACACGCTCACCGACCAACCGAACGGCGTCACCGTCCTCCCGGGTCACGTCACGGTCACGAGCGACGGCCGGTTCGAGAACGGGTCGCCCGGCCGACCGGTCGCCGACGCACTCGGCGACGTGACCGAGCGACTCGACCTGCTCGGACTGGACCGCGAGGCGTTCGTCGAGCGGATGGTCGAGGACGTCCCGGAGAAACCCGCCAACTACGAGACGGTCATCGCCATCAACACCGGCCACGAGGAGTACGATTCCCGCCGCGAGGCGACGCAACTCGAGACCGGAGCGAACAACTGCGCGGCGTAG
- a CDS encoding DoxX family membrane protein codes for MGLTYVVAGVLHFVAPKVYEQVVPPGFPRPRTLVYLSGVAEVGLGLGVMFERTRRVSAWGLVALLVAVFPANVHMATSDDLDLQGVPERFRDSSDAALWARLPLQAVLVAWAWWYTDSERAGENS; via the coding sequence ATGGGGCTCACCTACGTCGTCGCCGGCGTCCTCCACTTCGTCGCGCCGAAGGTGTACGAACAGGTCGTCCCGCCGGGGTTCCCGCGGCCGCGGACGCTCGTCTACCTCTCGGGGGTCGCCGAGGTCGGTCTCGGTCTCGGCGTCATGTTCGAGCGGACGCGGCGGGTCTCGGCGTGGGGACTCGTCGCCCTGCTCGTGGCGGTGTTCCCCGCGAACGTCCACATGGCGACCAGCGACGACCTCGACCTACAGGGCGTCCCGGAGCGATTTCGCGACTCGTCGGACGCGGCGCTGTGGGCCCGTCTGCCGCTACAGGCCGTCCTCGTCGCGTGGGCGTGGTGGTACACGGATTCGGAGCGGGCGGGAGAGAACTCGTGA
- a CDS encoding DUF502 domain-containing protein, with product MRGVGIIIPFVVTLYILDVALEFITSALRPVIRLLRWLGVIELVESAGFIRFLIELNVYSVVIDFFTELVAVAVLLGVVVVVGSVGRNRHGERIIDLVDLGIASIPGIGTVYKSFRRMGDVMLDQEAENFQEIKLVQLLGDDVYAIGFETSKSPETVTTATGHDDMVTMFIPMAPNPVTGGFLTYVPESQVYDIDMTIEEGVRSILTSGVATGEGANQTTEIAMGDLEKITDIERLQDAIARDEDEDGDGDSKWR from the coding sequence ATGCGGGGAGTCGGGATAATCATCCCGTTCGTCGTCACGCTGTACATCCTCGACGTCGCACTCGAGTTCATCACCTCGGCGCTCCGTCCGGTGATTCGACTGCTTCGGTGGCTGGGCGTCATCGAACTGGTCGAGAGCGCCGGGTTCATCCGCTTTCTGATAGAGCTGAACGTCTACTCGGTCGTCATCGACTTCTTCACGGAACTCGTCGCCGTCGCCGTCCTCCTCGGCGTCGTCGTCGTCGTCGGCTCCGTCGGTCGGAACCGCCACGGCGAGCGCATCATCGACCTCGTGGACCTCGGCATCGCCTCCATCCCCGGTATCGGCACGGTGTACAAGAGCTTCCGCCGCATGGGCGACGTGATGCTCGACCAGGAGGCCGAGAACTTCCAGGAGATAAAGCTCGTTCAGCTGCTCGGCGACGACGTGTACGCCATCGGGTTCGAGACGAGCAAGTCCCCCGAGACGGTGACGACGGCCACCGGACACGACGACATGGTGACGATGTTCATCCCGATGGCGCCCAACCCGGTGACCGGCGGCTTCCTCACCTACGTCCCCGAGAGCCAGGTGTACGACATCGACATGACCATCGAGGAGGGCGTCCGCAGCATCCTCACCAGCGGCGTCGCGACTGGGGAAGGAGCCAACCAGACGACCGAAATCGCCATGGGCGACCTGGAGAAGATAACCGACATCGAACGGTTGCAGGACGCCATCGCCCGCGACGAGGACGAGGACGGGGACGGCGACTCGAAGTGGCGGTAG
- a CDS encoding helix-turn-helix domain-containing protein: MEAPGTPPSRSVLAVFGERDDPVEPLTAPDVAERVGCTDTEARERLDALAERGSLESKRIGDRTVWWRPPSATTARPASADDSSGGHRVPSLSDDHSGPIERVLEASPVSIVVVEPSGEISFANRRAAETLGLEREEIASRTYSQPEWDIHYHDGRPVPVEEHPVTRVLETGEPDYGFEHWITLPDGSERWLSSNSAPVLNDDGEVEYVVVGFEDATPMKEREDKLTSDRRRVVELRSEQLTTPFLDAADDDVRVDVEDVMTSPDGTVLQYVAATGISPRALTDVFERQFGARNVRLLRSTGDRCRLAVQTDERTLPKLFADLGGEVDSLVRCRENREAVLTGVLPGDVEPRTVLRRARERYADVELVSQELRYTPRLLYDVVEDVLTERQFAALRTAYYGGYFDTPRASTGDELADQLGVTRQTFNQHLRKGERAVLERLFEASGKGGR; the protein is encoded by the coding sequence ATGGAGGCACCTGGGACTCCACCGTCTCGAAGCGTCCTCGCCGTCTTCGGGGAGCGAGACGACCCCGTAGAGCCGCTGACGGCGCCCGACGTCGCCGAACGGGTCGGATGTACGGACACCGAGGCCCGCGAAAGACTCGACGCGCTGGCTGAACGCGGCTCGCTCGAGTCGAAACGGATCGGCGACCGAACGGTGTGGTGGCGGCCTCCCTCGGCGACAACCGCTCGCCCGGCGTCGGCGGACGACTCGTCGGGAGGCCACCGCGTTCCGTCGCTGAGCGACGACCACAGCGGACCCATCGAGCGCGTCCTCGAAGCCAGTCCGGTCAGCATCGTCGTCGTCGAACCGTCCGGCGAAATCTCGTTCGCGAACCGACGGGCGGCGGAGACGCTGGGACTCGAACGCGAGGAGATCGCGAGTCGGACCTACAGCCAACCGGAGTGGGACATCCACTACCATGACGGGAGGCCGGTGCCCGTCGAGGAGCACCCGGTAACCCGCGTCCTGGAGACGGGCGAACCGGACTACGGGTTCGAACACTGGATAACGCTCCCGGACGGGAGCGAGCGATGGCTGTCGAGTAACTCGGCGCCCGTGCTGAACGACGACGGCGAAGTGGAGTACGTCGTCGTCGGGTTCGAGGACGCGACGCCGATGAAAGAGCGCGAGGACAAGTTGACCAGCGACCGGCGACGCGTGGTCGAACTCCGCTCCGAACAGTTGACGACGCCGTTTCTCGACGCGGCCGACGACGACGTCCGCGTGGACGTCGAGGACGTGATGACGTCGCCAGACGGGACGGTGTTGCAGTACGTCGCGGCGACAGGTATCTCGCCGCGCGCGCTGACAGACGTGTTCGAACGGCAGTTCGGCGCGCGGAACGTGCGATTGCTTCGTTCGACCGGCGACCGCTGTCGGCTCGCCGTGCAGACGGACGAACGGACGCTGCCGAAACTGTTCGCCGACCTCGGCGGCGAGGTCGACTCCCTCGTCAGATGCCGTGAGAACCGAGAAGCCGTCCTCACCGGCGTACTGCCCGGGGACGTCGAACCGCGAACGGTGCTCCGGAGAGCGCGAGAGAGATACGCGGACGTCGAACTGGTGTCGCAGGAACTCCGTTACACCCCCCGCCTGCTGTACGACGTCGTCGAAGACGTCCTCACGGAACGCCAGTTCGCGGCGTTGCGGACGGCGTACTACGGCGGCTACTTCGACACGCCGCGCGCGAGCACCGGTGACGAGTTGGCCGACCAGTTGGGCGTGACCAGGCAGACGTTCAACCAGCACCTCCGGAAGGGCGAGCGGGCCGTCCTCGAACGACTCTTCGAGGCGTCGGGGAAGGGGGGACGCTGA